A window of Primulina tabacum isolate GXHZ01 chromosome 4, ASM2559414v2, whole genome shotgun sequence contains these coding sequences:
- the LOC142542054 gene encoding uncharacterized protein LOC142542054 encodes MEEDIEMPLILGRPFLATDKASIDVQEGKLRLRVGEEEITFDVFNALKHTLHTDGCFRIDVVDSLVCNLVQDSMKDPLEATLTTEFKEDDLDEEKDEIVAHFNANNPWKKPMRIRLKDLGERKDLTPPKSTLIDAMEEKLLQVLKAHKKAFAWKVADIKGKCPSICMHKILMEEKYSPPVQPQRRLNPKMQEVVKAETIKPLDACIIYPISDSAWVSPIQCVPKKSRITVITNEKNELIPTRTVTGWRVCIDYRKLNDATHKDHFSLPFIDQMLERLAGQSELRVEKAYEELKERLVTAPVLVAPDWNLPFEVMCDASDIAVGDVLGQRHNKLFEVRHCPWYVNFANFLVTGTPPQNLSFHQRKKFFSDMRYYFWEEPFLFKICADSMIRSCVAEEEFGQILNHCHDREVSGNFGPTRTASKVLECGFYWPTLFKDARSYVLTCVKCQRTGNISNRHEMPLNNILECEVFDVWGIDFMGPFPSSFTKKYILVAVDYVFKWIEAEAYAINDAQVVLKFLKKSERRLLQLDQLEEFRNLAYDLALPYKEKTKRAHDRRIIRREFKEGDNVLLYNSQLRLFLGKLKSRWSGPFVISKVYPSGAVELQDGKDETFTVNAQRLKHCMGGTIEPQLGITRFHDNPN; translated from the exons atggaggaagacATAGAAATGCCCTTAATTCTGGGGAGACCATTCCTTGCGACTGACAAGGCCTCGATTGATgttcaagaagggaagttgagattgagagtgggcgAGGAAGAAATTACTTTTGACGTGTTTAAtgctcttaagcacacactgcacacGGATGGCTGTTTTAGAATTGATGTTGTGGATTCTCTTGTGTGTAATTTAGTGCAGGATTCTATGAAAGACCCATTGGAAGCCACCCTCACAACTGAATTTAAGGAAGATGACTTGGACGAAGAGAAAGATGAAATAGTGGCACACTTTAATGCCAACAATCCATGGAAAAAGCCAATGAGGATTAGACTGAAGGATTTGGGAGAGCGAAAAGATTTGACCCCTCCCAAGTCCA CTTTGATAGATGCCATGGAGGAAAAATTGTTGCAAGTTCTCAAAGCGCATAAAAAGGCATTTGCCTGGAAGGTGGCGGACATCAAGGGAAAATGTCCATCaatctgcatgcacaaaatcttGATGGAAGAAAAGTACTCACCCCCCGTGCAACCTCAAAGACgactcaatccaaagatgcaagaggtagtgaagGCCGAAACTATTAAGCCTCTCGATGCatgtattatctatcctatttcAGATAGTGCATGGGTAAGTCCTATTCAATGTGTGCCTAAGAAAAGTAGGATTACGGTGATCactaatgaaaagaatgaacttaTTCCCACGCGGACTGTTACGGGGTGGAGAGTATGTATTGACTATAGGAAGTTGAATGATGCCACCCATAAGGACCACTTTTCCCTTCCCTTTATTGATCAGATGTTGGAGAGACTAGCGGGGC AATCTGAGCTCCGTGTTGAGAAG GCATACGAGGAGTTGaaggagcgcttggtgacgGCTCCTGTCTTGGTGGCACCTGATTGGAATCTACCCTTCGAGGTCATGTGCGATGCCAGTGATATTGCGGTTGGTGATGTCCTTGGCCAAAGGCACAACAAG CTATTTGAGGTGAGACACTGTCCTTGGTATGTAAATTTTGCCAACTTTCTTGTCACAGGCACACCACCACAAAATCTATCGTTTCACCAACGAAAGAAATTCTTCTCTGACAtgagatattatttttgggaggaaccatttttgtttaagatttgtgcagatTCCATGATAAGAAGCTGTGTTGCAGAGGAGGAATTTGGTCAAATTCTCAACCATtgccatgaccgtgaggtaAGTGGTAATTTTGGACCAACAAGGACGGCATCTAAGGTACTCGAATGTGGCTTCTATTGGCCAACTCTATTTAAAGATGCTCGTTCTTATGTGCTTACCTGTGTTAAATGCCAACGGACAGGTAACATctctaaccgtcatgaaatgcCATTAAACAATATTcttgagtgtgaggtttttgatgtgtgggggatAGACTTCATGGGACCGTTTCCCAGTTCGTTCACGAAAAAGTATATTTTGGTGGCGGTTGACTATGTGTTTAAGTGGATAGAGGCAGAAGCATATGCCATTAACGATGCTCAAGTGGTCCTGAAATTTCTAAAGAAAA gtgaacgaCGTTTGCTTCAATTGGATCAGTTGGAGGAATTCCGGAATCTGGCATATGATCTCGCACTGCCATATAAAGAAAAGACAAAGAGGGCTCATGATAGGCGAATCATCAGAAGAGAATTCAAGGAAGGCGACAATGTCCTACTCTACAACTCTCAGTTGCGACTGTTTCTCGGAAAATTGAAGTCACGATGGTCTGGTCCATTCGTGATTTCTAAAGTGTACCCATCAGGAGCCGTGGAATTGCAAGATGG
- the LOC142543465 gene encoding uncharacterized protein LOC142543465 — protein MLDSQKISWILGMIFFLGLGFEFGDALKVPFRVNDVLPVLPRQISWPVLNNFHSAVDLLPQYIGSLAPSNGSINWKGACFFDNEAKIDFTDAGDRGIGGGLIHLSTAAAHSWTCMDLYVFATPYRVTWDYYFSARDHTLKIESWEELAEVEYVKQHGISVFLMPSGMLGTLLSMVDVLPLFSNTGWGQNANLAFLKKHMQASFERRHQLSRATIDPEDVHSGDFLAVSKIRGRWGGFETLEKWVTGAFAGHTAVCLKDELGNLWVGESGHENEKVAKKVIVVIPWDDWWELALKDTSNPQIALLPLHPEVRARFNNSAAWEYARQMSGKPYGYHNMIFSWIDTVADNYPPPLDAHLVISVMSMWTRMQPTYAANMWNEALNMRLGTEDLDLYGIITETEKRGITFDQLLTVPEQDEWVYSDGQSTTCVAFILAMYKAAGVFGPISNSIQVTEFTIKDAYMLKIFENNKTNLPNWCNNDEDQLPFCQLLGEYKMELPFYNTLEPYANMNENCPSLPPTYERPVRC, from the exons ATGCTAGATTCTCAGAAAATATCATGGATTCTGGGAATGATCTTCTTTCTTGGATTAGGGTTTGAGTTTGGGGATGCACTGAAAGTCCCATTTCGAGTGAACGACGTTCTTCCCGTGCTGCCGCGTCAGATTTCTTGGCCTGTCCTTAACAACTTTCACAGTGCTGTGGATTTGTTGCCGCAGTATATTGGATCATTGGCGCCGAGCAATGGGTCTATTAACTGGAAAGGTGCTTGCTTCTTCGATAACGAGGCGAAGATTGACTTCACTGATGCCGGTGATCGAGGGATTGGGGGCGGCCTTATTCATCTATCG ACTGCTGCAGCCCACAGCTGGACATGCATGGatttatatgtatttgctaCGCCTTATAGGGTTACTTGGGACTACTATTTTTCTGCCCGAGACCACACTCTTAAAATTGAATCTTGGGAGGAACTTGCTGAAGTGGAATAT GTAAAGCAACATGGGATCTCGGTGTTTCTTATGCCTTCAGGAATGCTTGGGACACTGCTCTCCATGGTTGATGTACTGCCTCTGTTTTCCAACACTGGTTGGGGACAGAATGCTAACCTGGCTTTTCTCAAGAAACATATGCAAGCATCATTTGAAAGACGTCATCAACTATCCCGTGCTACCATCGACCCAGAAGATGTGCATTCTGGAGACTTTTTAGCTGTTTCAAAGATCCGTGGACGATGGGGTGGATTTGAGACACTGGAGAAGTGGGTCACTGGTGCATTTGCTGGCCATACAGCTGTATGCCTGAAGGATGAGTTGGGTAATCTTTGGGTTGGCGAGTCTGGACACGAGAATGAAAAGGT AGCGAAGAAAGTTATTGTTGTAATTCCCTGGGATGATTGGTGGGAATTGGCGCTCAAGGATACTTCCAATCCACAAATTGCTTTGCTGCCCTTACATCCAGAAGTGCGTGCAAGGTTTAATAACTCCGCAGCCTGGGAATATGCTCGGCAGATGTCAGGCAAGCCATATGGCTATCACAACATGATCTTTAGTTGGATAGACACTGTAGCTGACAATTATCCCCCACCTCTAGATGCTCACTTG GTCATTTCTGTCATGTCTATGTGGACCAGAATGCAGCCAACATATGCTGCAAACATGTGGAATGAAGCTCTTAATATGCGACTTGGGACCGAG GATCTGGATTTGTATGGAATTATAACCGAGACTGAAAAACGTGGCATAACTTTCGATCAACTACTCACTGTTCCTGAACAAGATGAATGGGTTTACAGTGATGGGCAGTCTACAACATGCGTGGCATTTATTCTCGCTATGTATAAAGCAGCTGGAGTATTTGGACCAATTTCCAATTCAATTCAAGTTACTGAGTTTACG ATAAAGGACGCGTACATGCTCAAGatttttgaaaacaacaagACAAATTTGCCGAATTGGTGCAACAATGATGAGGATCAGCTCCCTTTCTGCCAATTATTGGGCGagtataaaatggaattgccaTTTTACAACACTCTGGAGCCATACGCCAATATGAATGAGAATTGCCCTTCTTTGCCCCCAACTTATGAGAGGCCTGTTCGTTGCTGA
- the LOC142542055 gene encoding uncharacterized protein LOC142542055 has translation MNSTCHALFFCAAIKHLWKNTLFAHVLRGGSQSCTLELCVWLKEKLTKSDFENFASHTWAVWREKQNFLHSDKKKLLAVDVSWSTTLLSDFHKARNKEKIADIPLKGNQEKIWSPPRHCSFKLTVDAVVNVESHKFSIGGVVRDNQGRLLLAFGKQINQPLSVVHGELLAIREGILLLYDKGFTDVQVASDSLLAVQAVTTEQDDLGYIGLCATDIKERLKRPAISECIHYHNTYCKKRPKSSD, from the exons ATGAATTCAACGTGCCATGCTCTTTTTTTCTGTGCTGCAATCAAACATTTGTGGAAGAACACTCTATTTGCTCATGTCCTACGAGGTGGCTCACAATCTTGCACCTTGGAACTTTGTGTGTGGTTGAAAGAGAAATTAACTAAGTCAGACTTTGAGAACTTTGCTAGTCACACATGGGCGGTTTGGCGAGAGAAGCAAAATTTTCTCCATAGTGATAAGAAGAAACTACTAGCAGTTGATGTTTCCTGGAGCACAACGCTTTTATCTGATTTTCACAAAGCCAGAAACAAAGAGAAAATAGCTGATATACCTTTGAAAGGAAATCAAGAGAAGATATGGTCACCGCCAAGGCATTGCTCATTCAAGCTTACTGTGGATGCGGTTGTGAACGTGGAGAGTCACAAATTTAGTATCGGTGGGGTAGTTCGAGACAATCAAGGACGCTTGTTGTTGGCTTTTGGCAAGCAGATAAACCAACCCTTATCAGTAGTACATGGTGAATTACTGGCGATCCGGGAAGGAATTCTTCTTCTCTACGACAAAGGTTTTACTGATGTACAAGTAGCATCTGATTCTCTATTGGCAGTGCAAGCAGTCACTACCGAACAAGATGACCTTGGCTATATTGGACTTTGTGCAACAGATATCAAGGAGCGATTGAAGAGACCTGCGATCTCTGAATGCATTCAT TATCACAACACCTACTGTAAAAAAAGACCAAAATCGTCAGATTGA